Proteins encoded in a region of the Triticum dicoccoides isolate Atlit2015 ecotype Zavitan chromosome 3A, WEW_v2.0, whole genome shotgun sequence genome:
- the LOC119267639 gene encoding uncharacterized protein LOC119267639 isoform X2, producing MASNDGEGGEEGWEAAVRAEVGGASWWDDPDGADLHARFKAFTGQRRDWPEPKLLFWKDLLLRIARRLRLCSAPAHLVTSVWFARPGGITPLCLPQVLEEMRADGEILLKSELIVPTAGGLYQLVRRVSQMAISRRPIVQEDILVFRSLVEERFEDIATQLRGSHWTSTCVITMTKFNSFFYGREDAHAALCYLTQSGKTRYLAIRKEDPVEGVKFPLVSAHAPAVSKFDCDTLHLVWQEEKLQQQFDVLDRRWEISRRAALMSFKAGDKQGAFRYVRQSKLFSESRNKCAQLLERVEEVISLIASAESTKQVYEAIQIGMKAMKEHNVSMEDINTHLKEVDDLVAAQRKINTALESAPLDSLADEEDIEEEFRNLEAELEDKVSPVHVEEPEPVLHANDDSPDETVESLSNNLSSMKLGAM from the exons ATGGCATCCAACGATGGTGAGGGTGGAGAAGAAGGTTGGGAGGCAGCGGTGCGAGCGGAGGTGGGCGGTGCGAGCTGGTGGGACGATCCAGACGGCGCCGACCTCCACGCCAGGTTCAAGGCCTTCACGGGGCAGCGCCGCGACTGGCCCGAGCCCAAGCTCCTCTTCTGGAAGGACCTCCTCCTGCGCATCGCCCGACGCCTCCGACTCTGCTCCGCCCCCGCCCACTTG GTAACGAGCGTTTGGTTTGCCCGCCCCGGAGGCATCACGCCGCTCTGCTTGCCGCAAGTTCTG GAGGAGATGCGTGCCGATGGGGAGATACTGCTTAAATCCGAGCTAATTGTTCCGACCGCAGGCGGCTTGTATCAGCTGGTCAGGAGGGTAAGCCAGATGGCTATCTCAAGGCGTCCGATTGTACAGGAGGACATCCTTGTGTTTAGATCTTTGGTTGAG GAACGGTTTGAGGACATTGCTACGCAGCTGAGAGGCTCCCATTGGACATCAACATGTGTCATTACTATGACTAAATTCAATAGCTTCTTTTACGGACGGGAGGATGCTCATGCAGCGTTGTGTTACTTGACGCAAAGTGGGAAAACACGGTATCTTGCGATCAGGAAGGAAGACCCAGTCGAG GGTGTGAAGTTTCCACTTGTCTCTGCTCATGCTCCTGCCGTCTCGAAGTTTGACTGTGATACATTACACTTAGTTTGGCAAGAAGAGAAATTGCAGCAGCAGTTTGATGTGCTTGATCGCCGATGGGAAAT TTCAAGGAGAGCGGCGTTAATGTCCTTCAAGGCCGGAGACAAACAGGGTGCTTTTCGTTATGTGAGGCAGTCTAAATTATTTTCAGAAAGCAGGAACAAATGTGCACAACTATTAGAGAGGGTTGAAGAAGTTATAAGCCTGATTGCTAGTGCTGAATCAACCAAACAG GTTTATGAAGCAATCCAAATTGGTATGAAAGCAATGAAGGAGCATAATGTCAGCATGGAGGACATTAATACCCACCTAAAGGAGGTTGATGACCTTGTTGCAGCACAAAGAAAAATTAACACTGCCTTAG AATCAGCGCCTTTGGATTCATTGGCTGATGAAGAAGATATAGAAGAGGAATTCAGAAACCTCGAAGCAGAATTGGAGGATAAGGTTTCTCCTGTGCATGTTGAAGAACCAGAACCAGTTTTACATGCAAATGACGATTCACCTGATGAAACTGTCGAGTCACTGAGCAATAACCTGTCAAGCATGAAACTTGGGGCCATGTAA
- the LOC119267639 gene encoding uncharacterized protein LOC119267639 isoform X1 — MASNDGEGGEEGWEAAVRAEVGGASWWDDPDGADLHARFKAFTGQRRDWPEPKLLFWKDLLLRIARRLRLCSAPAHLVTSVWFARPGGITPLCLPQVLEEMRADGEILLKSELIVPTAGGLYQLVRRVSQMAISRRPIVQEDILVFRSLVEERFEDIATQLRGSHWTSTCVITMTKFNSFFYGREDAHAALCYLTQSGKTRYLAIRKEDPVELQGVKFPLVSAHAPAVSKFDCDTLHLVWQEEKLQQQFDVLDRRWEISRRAALMSFKAGDKQGAFRYVRQSKLFSESRNKCAQLLERVEEVISLIASAESTKQVYEAIQIGMKAMKEHNVSMEDINTHLKEVDDLVAAQRKINTALESAPLDSLADEEDIEEEFRNLEAELEDKVSPVHVEEPEPVLHANDDSPDETVESLSNNLSSMKLGAM, encoded by the exons ATGGCATCCAACGATGGTGAGGGTGGAGAAGAAGGTTGGGAGGCAGCGGTGCGAGCGGAGGTGGGCGGTGCGAGCTGGTGGGACGATCCAGACGGCGCCGACCTCCACGCCAGGTTCAAGGCCTTCACGGGGCAGCGCCGCGACTGGCCCGAGCCCAAGCTCCTCTTCTGGAAGGACCTCCTCCTGCGCATCGCCCGACGCCTCCGACTCTGCTCCGCCCCCGCCCACTTG GTAACGAGCGTTTGGTTTGCCCGCCCCGGAGGCATCACGCCGCTCTGCTTGCCGCAAGTTCTG GAGGAGATGCGTGCCGATGGGGAGATACTGCTTAAATCCGAGCTAATTGTTCCGACCGCAGGCGGCTTGTATCAGCTGGTCAGGAGGGTAAGCCAGATGGCTATCTCAAGGCGTCCGATTGTACAGGAGGACATCCTTGTGTTTAGATCTTTGGTTGAG GAACGGTTTGAGGACATTGCTACGCAGCTGAGAGGCTCCCATTGGACATCAACATGTGTCATTACTATGACTAAATTCAATAGCTTCTTTTACGGACGGGAGGATGCTCATGCAGCGTTGTGTTACTTGACGCAAAGTGGGAAAACACGGTATCTTGCGATCAGGAAGGAAGACCCAGTCGAG CTTCAGGGTGTGAAGTTTCCACTTGTCTCTGCTCATGCTCCTGCCGTCTCGAAGTTTGACTGTGATACATTACACTTAGTTTGGCAAGAAGAGAAATTGCAGCAGCAGTTTGATGTGCTTGATCGCCGATGGGAAAT TTCAAGGAGAGCGGCGTTAATGTCCTTCAAGGCCGGAGACAAACAGGGTGCTTTTCGTTATGTGAGGCAGTCTAAATTATTTTCAGAAAGCAGGAACAAATGTGCACAACTATTAGAGAGGGTTGAAGAAGTTATAAGCCTGATTGCTAGTGCTGAATCAACCAAACAG GTTTATGAAGCAATCCAAATTGGTATGAAAGCAATGAAGGAGCATAATGTCAGCATGGAGGACATTAATACCCACCTAAAGGAGGTTGATGACCTTGTTGCAGCACAAAGAAAAATTAACACTGCCTTAG AATCAGCGCCTTTGGATTCATTGGCTGATGAAGAAGATATAGAAGAGGAATTCAGAAACCTCGAAGCAGAATTGGAGGATAAGGTTTCTCCTGTGCATGTTGAAGAACCAGAACCAGTTTTACATGCAAATGACGATTCACCTGATGAAACTGTCGAGTCACTGAGCAATAACCTGTCAAGCATGAAACTTGGGGCCATGTAA